Proteins from one Mucilaginibacter jinjuensis genomic window:
- the uxaC gene encoding glucuronate isomerase gives MKNFLDDNFLLPNKSAERLYHDYARQMPIIDYHCHLPPDQIAQDIRFENLTQIWLYGDHYKWRALRANGVNEAYITGDKSDFEKFEKWADTVPYTLRNPLYHWTHLELQRYFGVHDILNPSSAKRIYDDCTAQLQTPEFSVRSLLTKMNVETVGTTDDPLDNLEYHQQIKQDGFSVKTLPAYRPDKAMNADDIEALNVYINKLEQVVNNSIEDYDTYLQALKSRHDYFAENGCCLSDHGLEHIYAEDYTEEEIRSIFKKIRTNHPLLPLEILKFKSAMLFEFALWDHEKGWVQQYHLGALRNNNARAFRTIGPDTGFDSIGDFSQAKALSRFLNKLDSEDRLAKTIVYNLNPVDNEMMAAMIGNFNDGSVAGKVQFGSAWWFNDQKDGMTRQINALSNMGLLSRMVGMLTDSRSFMSFPRHEYFRRLLCSILGDDMEKGELPADFEWTGKIVQDICYNNAKGYFSF, from the coding sequence ATGAAAAACTTCTTAGACGACAATTTCTTACTGCCCAATAAATCGGCAGAACGCTTGTATCATGATTATGCCAGGCAAATGCCGATCATCGATTACCATTGCCACCTGCCGCCCGACCAGATTGCACAGGATATTCGTTTTGAAAACCTGACCCAAATCTGGCTTTACGGCGATCATTATAAATGGCGTGCCCTGCGTGCCAACGGCGTAAACGAAGCCTACATAACCGGCGACAAGAGTGACTTTGAGAAGTTTGAAAAATGGGCCGATACCGTGCCCTACACCCTGCGTAACCCACTTTATCATTGGACGCACCTTGAATTGCAGCGCTACTTCGGCGTTCACGATATACTAAACCCATCATCGGCCAAAAGAATTTATGACGATTGCACCGCCCAACTGCAAACGCCGGAGTTCAGCGTACGCAGCCTGCTCACCAAAATGAATGTAGAGACTGTAGGCACTACAGATGATCCGCTGGATAACCTTGAATACCACCAGCAAATTAAGCAGGATGGTTTCAGCGTAAAAACATTGCCTGCCTACCGCCCGGATAAGGCGATGAATGCCGATGATATTGAAGCGCTAAACGTTTACATCAATAAGCTGGAGCAGGTTGTTAATAATTCTATTGAAGATTACGACACCTACCTGCAAGCCCTAAAAAGCCGCCACGATTACTTTGCGGAGAATGGATGCTGCCTATCAGATCATGGCCTCGAACATATTTATGCCGAAGATTATACGGAAGAAGAGATCAGAAGCATCTTTAAAAAGATAAGAACTAACCACCCGTTATTGCCACTCGAGATCCTGAAATTTAAATCGGCTATGCTGTTTGAGTTTGCTTTGTGGGATCATGAAAAAGGCTGGGTGCAGCAATATCACCTGGGTGCTTTGCGAAACAACAACGCCCGTGCTTTCCGTACCATTGGCCCCGATACCGGTTTTGATTCTATCGGCGACTTTAGTCAGGCCAAAGCCTTATCACGTTTCTTGAATAAGCTCGATAGTGAAGACCGCTTAGCCAAAACCATCGTTTATAACCTTAACCCGGTTGATAACGAAATGATGGCCGCCATGATTGGCAATTTTAATGATGGCTCGGTTGCAGGTAAGGTACAGTTCGGTTCGGCCTGGTGGTTTAATGATCAGAAAGACGGCATGACCCGACAGATCAACGCGCTCTCTAACATGGGCTTACTCAGCCGCATGGTAGGTATGTTGACTGATTCGCGCAGCTTTATGTCGTTCCCGCGCCACGAGTATTTCCGCAGGTTGCTTTGCAGCATTTTAGGGGACGATATGGAGAAAGGTGAATTACCCGCCGATTTTGAATGGACGGGTAAGATTGTACAGGATATCTGTTACAATAATGCGAAAGGGTATTTTAGTTTTTAA
- a CDS encoding SdiA-regulated domain-containing protein codes for MLSKNSTTKISKRIKYVSVAMGVFAVFALLSCVEKVNYESPQGYNLNKPKKFFMPDNLEEISGLAFNKGDANRMYVEEDENGRVYYMKPGEKEAKFSTFKQTGDFEDIAIANGQVIMLQSKGKLYTFPLSEVNGQKITNAQEFKDLLPKGEFEGLYANEEGKVYVMCKHCEMDKTSKQTTGFIFNLSNDGKLAAADTFKINVKHIAQQLNSNQKVTFHPSALAQNPRSKQWYVLSSVNKLLVILNEDFKVMQVFKLNPSVFLQPEGIAFDSQNNLYISNEGDKIDPGTVLKFTYSGK; via the coding sequence ATGTTATCGAAAAATAGTACTACTAAAATAAGTAAGAGAATAAAATATGTCAGCGTAGCGATGGGAGTGTTTGCAGTATTCGCGCTGCTGTCGTGTGTAGAAAAGGTTAATTATGAAAGCCCGCAAGGATATAACCTTAATAAACCGAAGAAATTCTTTATGCCCGATAACCTCGAAGAAATTTCGGGGCTTGCATTCAACAAAGGCGACGCTAACAGGATGTATGTAGAAGAGGATGAAAACGGCCGCGTTTACTACATGAAGCCCGGCGAAAAGGAAGCTAAATTCTCGACCTTTAAACAAACCGGCGATTTCGAAGATATAGCCATTGCCAACGGACAGGTAATTATGCTGCAAAGCAAAGGCAAGCTGTACACCTTTCCGCTAAGTGAAGTGAACGGGCAAAAAATCACCAACGCCCAGGAGTTTAAAGACCTGCTGCCCAAAGGCGAATTTGAAGGTTTATACGCCAATGAAGAAGGCAAGGTATATGTAATGTGTAAACATTGCGAAATGGATAAAACCAGCAAGCAAACCACCGGCTTTATATTCAATCTATCGAATGATGGTAAGTTGGCTGCCGCCGATACCTTTAAAATCAACGTAAAGCATATTGCCCAGCAGTTGAATAGTAATCAGAAGGTTACGTTCCACCCGTCTGCACTGGCGCAAAACCCGAGGAGCAAACAATGGTATGTGCTATCGTCTGTCAATAAATTACTGGTGATTTTGAATGAGGATTTCAAGGTAATGCAGGTATTTAAACTGAACCCTTCTGTGTTTCTTCAACCCGAAGGTATTGCGTTCGACAGCCAGAACAACCTCTACATCTCTAACGAAGGCGATAAAATTGACCCCGGAACGGTATTAAAATTTACTTACTCGGGTAAATAA